A window of [Ruminococcus] lactaris ATCC 29176 genomic DNA:
GCCGATAGCTGACGGAGATGATGATAAGGTCTGTGCTTTGCTTGCATTTTACAGAAGATGTTACATCGTAATTGGAACGATAATTGTTGGATGCGGCTTAGTTATACTTCCTTTTTTGGATAAGTTTATAACGGGTGATGTTCCAAGTGACACCAACATATATGTGCTGTTTCTTATTTATCTGTTTAATAATGCAGTTGGATATTTCCTGTTTGCATATAAACAGTCAATTTTGATAGCATCCCAGAGAATTGATCTTGTGAGCAAAGTAAATCTGATTGTATCATTTTTCTTGAATGTGCTTCAGATAGCGGCTTTACTTATATTCAGAAGCTACTATGCATTTATTATCATTCTTCCGGTTTCAACCTGTGTCAGCAATTTATGGATTGCTTATGTCACGAAAGAGCATTACCCTCAGTATATATGCAAAGGTATGATTGGCAAGGAAGAAATCAAAGTGATTGCTGAGAAAGTAGGAGGACTGCTTTGCCAGAAGATCGGAAACATTGTGCTTTGTAATGTAGATGCTATTGTTATATCATCCTTTTTGGGACTTAGAATTTTAGGAATTTATAATGGTTATTTTTATGTAATATCTACCTTAATGGGATTCCTTTATATTATCCAACAGACATTGATTCCTTCCGTTGGTAGCAGTATTGCGAAGGAAAGCAAAGAGAAGAACTATAAGGATTTCAGTAAGTTTCAATATATATATATGTGGATTGTATCATGGTGCTCAGTATGCTTGTTAGTCCTGTTTCAGCCATTCATAGGAATGTGGCAAGGAACAGAGAATATGCTTGGAATTGAGATTGCGGTGCTTATGACTTGGTATTTCTTTGTATATAAGATGGGGGATATGTCTTATGTTTATAAGGAAGCGATTGGACTATGGTGGCAGGGAAAATACATTCCCCTTATCTCATCAATGGTTAATCTGGTATTGAATATCAGTCTTGTCCAGATTATCGGTTTACCGGGTATCATTATTTCGACGATAATCAGTGCAATTTGTGTAAACACTCCATTTGGATCAAGAGTGCTGTTTAAACATTATTTCAATTCCAATAAGCTATGGCTGCGGTTTTTAAGAGACGTATTTATATGGTTTGTAAAATGCCTGGTATGCTGCGGTATTACCTGGATTTGTGTATCACCTGTAGGTAATGGCATTATAGGAATGGCAATCAAAGCATTTGCTTGCATTATTATTCCAAACCTACTGCTTTTGGCATTCAACTTTAAGAATGCAGAATTTAAGGAAGCATTTGCGTTTGGAATGGGAATTATAAAAAGAAAAAGCAAGAGGAGAAAATCAATGAGTAATATGAATCAAAAGTGCTTTACTGTTTCTAATATTAGAACAGAAATTCGGGGGGGGGTGGAGTTATCTTACCTGTGATTTCAATGTAGAAGGAATGACATCTCCATTCCAAGAAGAAACAATGTGGTTTGCAATGAAGGAAGAAAATAAGGATATGCTCTCAAAAGACAGTTATAATGCCTTTTTCTTAGTGCCACTCTATCTTGGAATGTTCTATCACGCTAAAGTAAAAATTGAAGGTAAAGTATCAAGAAAGCTTTATCGCAATATGATGGATTATGGTCAGCAGATTTTGAAGAACTTTTCGCCAGACCTTGATTTTACAGAGGTTGAAGTGGAAGGATTTACAGAAGGAAATATATCTGAAAAGAAATTAATCGGAACAGGTATTTCCTGTGGAGTAGACTCTTTATCGACAATCTATGACCGTTTTGCTAAAGAGCAAGATGCAGATTATAAACTGAACAGTCTCTTTATCTTTAACTGTGGAACACATGGAGATTATGAAAATAGTAAAACACAGCAGAGATTTATTGATCGCTATGAGCTCAATAAAACTGCTGCTGAAGATATGAATCTTCCAATTTATCAGGTGAATTCTAATTTACATGCGTTTACACACAAGATAGCAGAGCAGAAGCTTGGCTATTTCGCTATTTACTCTTGTATCTTAAGCATGGGAAATAATATTAAGAAATACTATCTTGCAAGCTCATATAGCTATGATGAGCTGATGGAATTCCATAATCAGTCACATGATTTCGATATGGCAGAGTATACAGAATCTTATCTTGTACCACTAATTCAGACCGAGAATACGGAAATGGTTTTAGACGGTGCACAATACAAGAGAAGTGAAAAGACAGCCAATATTGCAGGTTGGGATATTGCACAGAAGCACTTAAATGTATGTATTGTTCCGGAAAATGGTGTACATAACTGTTCTTGCTGCTCAAAATGTATGAGAACTTTGATGCCGCTGGAGGCAATGGGAAAGCTGGACGAGTTCTCGGAAGTGTTTGATCTAGATGTATACAGAAAGAATTCACATAAAAACAAAGTGATGATTATGGCTTCTTATAAGAAGGAAGGGTTTGCAACAGATAATGTCGATTTCCTGATTTCTCATGGAGTTCAGATGCCTGGTAAAATGGAAGTATTCACCTATAAAACAGTTCATACAATGAAGATATATGGCAGACGCATTTTGGGGAATAAGTTTTATGATGGTATAAAGCACATCATCCAGAAGTAAAAGGGGATAAACCTGCATTTGCCATTATAATATGGGAGAATGCGGGATGAAATTTGATAGAACAAAAAATGCATTGCGAAATATAATATTTGGATTACTTCAAAGAATATATCAGCTGATTGTACCTTTTGCTATGCGAACAGCCATGATTTACTGGCTGGGCGTAGAGTATTTGGGATTAGATGGACTTTTCATATCGGTTCTTTCTGTACTAAACTTAGCAGAGCTTGGAGTCGGCAGTGCTATGGTTTATTCCATGTACAAGCCGGTAGCAGAAGATGATAGAACTACAATTTGTGCATTGATGAAGCTGTATAAGATTTATTACAGAGTCATAGGGCTCGTGGTGCTTGTTGGCGGATTGATTTTATGTCCATTCATTCCAAAGTTGATTTCGGATGAGCTTCCGGCAGGAATGAATGTATATATTCTATTTCTTTTGAATCTAGGAGCAACTGTTTTATCATATTGGCTTTTTGCCTATAAGAACAGCATTCTACAGGCTTATCAGAGGGCAGATGTAGTCAGTAAGGTAACCATGGTAGTAAATACCATTCGCTATGCAGCACAGTTTGTAATTCTTTTCTTCCAGCATGATTATTATATGTATCTGATTGTTACGTTGGTATCACAGGCAGGAATAAATATTGCAACAGCTGTTGTAGCTGAAAAGATATATCCGCATTTAAAGCCGGAAGGATCAATACCAGACGAACAGAAGAAGGTAATCAATGGCAGAATACGGGATCTTTTTACATCGAAGATTGGTTCTGTAATTGTCAATTCTGTTGACACCATAGTGGTTTCAGCATTCTTAGGCTTGACGGTGCTGGCGGTATATCAGAATTATTATTATATTATCACCGCATTGCTTAGCATAGTAAATATTTTGATATTCTCTTGCATTTCAGGAATTGGTAATAGCATCATTACAGAAACAAAAGAGAAGAACTTTGCTGATCTGAAGACATTTACATTTATCATCTCCGGAATGGCATGTTTTTGCACTACATGCCTGCTGACAATCTATCAGCCATTTATGAAGCTGTGGGTAAAAAAGGAAGAACTGATGTTTGCATATCCAGCAGTCATATGCTTTAGCGTTTATTTCTTTATTGTGGAAGTTAATACATTGCTGAATGCCTATAAGGATGCTGCGGGTATCTGGCATGAGGATCGATTTAGACCTCTTGTTACGGCAATCGTTAATTTGTGTCTGAACCTGATTATGGTGCAGTTCTGGGGGATTTATGGTATTTTGCTTTCAACAGTATTATCTATGCTGCTTGTCGGAATGCCTTGGCTTTTAAAGAACCTGTTCAGTACAATTTTTGAAAAACAGATGCTTGGACAGTATTTGATACCGCTCGGTAAATACATCGGAGCAACAGGTGCTGTTGTAGTTGTCTCAATCTGTATTTGCACACTGCTTCGTCCGTCTGGAATAGCGGCGATAGTAGTAAATGCTTTGATTAGCGGTGGGATTACACTGATTGTATTTTATCTGCTATTTAGAAAGAGTGAAGAATTTAAAAGGGCAATTGGTATTATTGATCGTGTTACGAGAGGGAAATTTAAGCTTAATAAGCGGATAAAATAATTTGCACTTATTTATTGGAAAGGAGTTGTCTATGACATTTAATACTTTAAAAGAGAAGCTTCCGTTTCTTGATTCGTTTGTAACGGTAGCACCTATCAGTTTAGAAAACGAAAAAATATATCATGATGCCAGAAGTGCAGCATTTTTTGCCATGGGGCGTACAATGAAGGAAAAGACCACCGTGGGACTGGCTCTTCCGGGAGCATATCTTGCCAGTACATACACAGCTATAACAGAAGCATGGTTTCAAAAGGTAAATGTAGTAGTTTTTGCTTTTTATGACAAGCTTTCAGAAGTAAGTACAGCGTGGATAGATAGATGCATAGTAAAGTCTATGACTATTGGAGCAGATGAGATAGATGATTCTATTGATGAAATAGAGTCTTGCTGTGGCATGAATGGACCGGTACTGATCAATATTGTTGGTGTGAAAGATGATGAAACATCTTTTGATTACAGAAAATGGATTGATGCAATACGACAGAAAGAAGGGAATGCTAAAATCAGATGCTATAATGCAATACAGTCTGATGGTATCATTAATATTCCTTCTAAAGATAAGTATGGTGTGATTTCAAAATACATAGGTATGTCTGTGGCAGTAAATGTCGGTTATCTCCTTTGCACATCCGAATGCTTTTTGATAGATGCTAATGTTTTTAGAACCAGATATGCAAATGGCAATATGAAAATCATACTTTTTGACGATGGAAACCTTGAGAAGATAGATGCTAAGAGCTGGATTGCAGGCAATGGATGGTGGTGCGAGGTTGTATCTAAAGATGAGACAACAGCGGTTAACTGGCTTATAGAAGATAAAACTCAGGGAGTACTTATAGTAAGGTAAGGAGAATAATATGTATACACACATTAAAGGCGTACAGATTTTAATCTCGCTGTTAAAACAATTTAATATCAGCCATGTTGTATTATCTCCCGGAACAAGAAATACAGCTCTGGCTGGAAGCATTGAAAATGATCCATTTTTTCACTGTTATTCGATTGTAGATGAGAGAAGCGCAGGGTATTTTGCACTTGGACTTTCTGAAGCATTGGATGAACCGGTTTGTGTATCCTGCACAGCAGCAACAGCTACATGTAATTATCTACCGGCGATGAAGGAAGCTTATGAGAGAAATATTCAGCTGGTTGCACTTACTGCAGATCAGAATCCATATGAAATGTTTCATATGGAGGATCAGTGTATTGATCAGGTGGATATGTTCCATGGATATGTGAAACTTGCTGTGGATGTACCAAAGGTAATGAATGATGCTGATTACTGGTATTGCAACCGTAGAATGAACGAAGCTTTTTTAGAACTTGACCATCATGGCAAAGGGCCGATTCAAATCAATTATCATATGTCTTATGATCTGAATGAGATTTCTACCTATGATGTAGAGGAGCTTCCTGTTACCAGAAAAATTGATAGATATGAAATAAATGCGGATTTCGCAGAGTTCGCTAACATGCTTTCGAGTAAGAAACGTATTATGGTTGTTGGTGGTTCAGAGTTTACAGAAGATGGGAAACTAAGAAGAGCAATCAACACCTTTACAGAGAAATATAATGCTGTGGTTATTGCTGATACCTATGCCAATATATATAGTGATAACGATAAAATATTTAACCCAAAAGCATTGGGAGATACAATCACAGCAGATCAAGTGAAATATCTGGCACCGGATCTTATCATCTCATTTGGTGCGGTTTACTATTCTACAATCAAGTACTTTATGCCAGTGTACTCAAACACTACAGAGCATTGGCAGATTTGTATTGATGGTATGATAAATGATGGATATCATTGCTTGAAGAATGTGTTTGAAATGAAACCAGAGGAGTTCTTTGAGCGAGTTAATGTATATGCTGATACTGTAAATAATGGCGAATATGCAGTTCGCTGGAAGAAGAGAATGGATATTGTGCATTTTCCAGAACTTGGATTTACTAATCTCGCTGTAATAAAGGAGTTCTGCAAGACAATTCCAGATAATTCACTTCTTCATACTACAGTTCTTGACAGCATCAGAATGTCAAACTATGTAGAAATGAAGCCATCCATACGATGCTTTGCCAATATTGGCGCGGATGGTATTGATGGTGCATTATCAACTTATTTGGGTCAGGGTGAAAGTGAAGAAAAACCAGTTTATCTTCTGATTGGTGATCTCAGTCTGATGTACGATATGAATGCCTTACTTCAGAAACTTCCTCACAATATAAGAATAGTTGTTATAAACAACTATTCTGGAGCTGAATTCCATAAAAACTTTGGTCTTGATAGGATTCCTACGTTGAATAAACATATTGCTGCCGGCCATAGAGTGAAAATTGCAAACTGCTGTATCAATTCTCAATTTAAATACTTGGCAGCAACCAATATGGAAGAAGTTAGAGAAGCATTGACGATATTAAATACTGAATCAGAGAAACCAATACTGTTAGAAGTATTTACTGATGCGGATAAGGATGCAAAAATTTTGAAGTCATACTGGATGACAAACCGTCAGGAAATTCCAGGCATGAAGCTTAGTGGTAAGGCAAGAGTAAAACAGATTGTCAGAAATATACTTGGCAATAAGGCTTATGCGATTCGTGAGATGTTTAAGAAATGAGTTTTATAGATGTTTTATTTTGAATATTAATGGTGGCACTGGTTCTTCAGGTAAGAGATAATAAATCAGGTCAGTGTATGAATCGAGATACATCATCTGCATTAAAGGGTTTTGCAATACTTGTTATTATGTTGCATCATATGCATAATGAAGCAGGTATAATTCATTTACGATTGCTGTATTAGGATTTTTGATGACCAGTGCAGCTTTTAGTGGCAATGGTTATGTGCATCTTAATTTATATAATTTCCATCAGAAAGGAAGTATCGGTTCAGTTATTTAAACAGATAGGGGATAAAAGCTTTGTATATTATATTTTTCATGCTGTTGTGTTGAATTGCTATAAAGTATATGCGAGTTTATATCCGATGCTTTATTGCGTACTTGTTTTTGTATCTACAGGTGTTCTGGTGAGCATATATTACAGAATAGAAAAGAGGTTAAAAAATCCGTGGGAATAGCAAATTATTTAAAAAGAATGGTTAGATATGTGATTAATGGTGTACCTGAATATCACATTACTGTGGAAGTTAAAGAATCAGCACCGAGCCATCAGCTTGCTGGTAAGAATATAATAGTTACCGGAGGTGGTTCTGGATTGGGATATTAT
This region includes:
- a CDS encoding oligosaccharide flippase family protein — encoded protein: MKFDRTKNALRNIIFGLLQRIYQLIVPFAMRTAMIYWLGVEYLGLDGLFISVLSVLNLAELGVGSAMVYSMYKPVAEDDRTTICALMKLYKIYYRVIGLVVLVGGLILCPFIPKLISDELPAGMNVYILFLLNLGATVLSYWLFAYKNSILQAYQRADVVSKVTMVVNTIRYAAQFVILFFQHDYYMYLIVTLVSQAGINIATAVVAEKIYPHLKPEGSIPDEQKKVINGRIRDLFTSKIGSVIVNSVDTIVVSAFLGLTVLAVYQNYYYIITALLSIVNILIFSCISGIGNSIITETKEKNFADLKTFTFIISGMACFCTTCLLTIYQPFMKLWVKKEELMFAYPAVICFSVYFFIVEVNTLLNAYKDAAGIWHEDRFRPLVTAIVNLCLNLIMVQFWGIYGILLSTVLSMLLVGMPWLLKNLFSTIFEKQMLGQYLIPLGKYIGATGAVVVVSICICTLLRPSGIAAIVVNALISGGITLIVFYLLFRKSEEFKRAIGIIDRVTRGKFKLNKRIK
- a CDS encoding thiamine pyrophosphate-binding protein, with the protein product MYTHIKGVQILISLLKQFNISHVVLSPGTRNTALAGSIENDPFFHCYSIVDERSAGYFALGLSEALDEPVCVSCTAATATCNYLPAMKEAYERNIQLVALTADQNPYEMFHMEDQCIDQVDMFHGYVKLAVDVPKVMNDADYWYCNRRMNEAFLELDHHGKGPIQINYHMSYDLNEISTYDVEELPVTRKIDRYEINADFAEFANMLSSKKRIMVVGGSEFTEDGKLRRAINTFTEKYNAVVIADTYANIYSDNDKIFNPKALGDTITADQVKYLAPDLIISFGAVYYSTIKYFMPVYSNTTEHWQICIDGMINDGYHCLKNVFEMKPEEFFERVNVYADTVNNGEYAVRWKKRMDIVHFPELGFTNLAVIKEFCKTIPDNSLLHTTVLDSIRMSNYVEMKPSIRCFANIGADGIDGALSTYLGQGESEEKPVYLLIGDLSLMYDMNALLQKLPHNIRIVVINNYSGAEFHKNFGLDRIPTLNKHIAAGHRVKIANCCINSQFKYLAATNMEEVREALTILNTESEKPILLEVFTDADKDAKILKSYWMTNRQEIPGMKLSGKARVKQIVRNILGNKAYAIREMFKK
- a CDS encoding lipopolysaccharide biosynthesis protein, with protein sequence MGRTDNAKRNLIWGFIQKIVSVLIPFVSRTIMIYVLGMEYIGLNSLFASILSMLSFAELGIGSALVFSMYKPIADGDDDKVCALLAFYRRCYIVIGTIIVGCGLVILPFLDKFITGDVPSDTNIYVLFLIYLFNNAVGYFLFAYKQSILIASQRIDLVSKVNLIVSFFLNVLQIAALLIFRSYYAFIIILPVSTCVSNLWIAYVTKEHYPQYICKGMIGKEEIKVIAEKVGGLLCQKIGNIVLCNVDAIVISSFLGLRILGIYNGYFYVISTLMGFLYIIQQTLIPSVGSSIAKESKEKNYKDFSKFQYIYMWIVSWCSVCLLVLFQPFIGMWQGTENMLGIEIAVLMTWYFFVYKMGDMSYVYKEAIGLWWQGKYIPLISSMVNLVLNISLVQIIGLPGIIISTIISAICVNTPFGSRVLFKHYFNSNKLWLRFLRDVFIWFVKCLVCCGITWICVSPVGNGIIGMAIKAFACIIIPNLLLLAFNFKNAEFKEAFAFGMGIIKRKSKRRKSMSNMNQKCFTVSNIRTEIRGGVELSYL